One Microbacterium marinum genomic window, CGAAGAGCCACGCGGAGCGGTACTCCGACTCGTCTCGGAAGTAAGCGAGATCATCCTCGCTTCGGCCGTCCCAGGTGCCCGCGAATCGCAGCAGGGACCGTGCGTGTCCGAGCAGGTCGAGGGCGATGTTGGCCAGGGCCACGTCCTCCTCGAGCTCGGGCGCTCGGGCGATCCACCCGGCGAGCTGCTGCGACAGCACGAGGGCGTCGTCTCCCAGGCGGAGCGCGTACTCCGCCAGATCGGCGGATGCCGCGTGCCCCTCGGCGCCACTCAGTTCGGCCGCCAGCTCGAGCGCGTCGACCGTGACGTCGCCGTGCAGGTCATCCGTTGTCATCACAGGTGCGGCACCCCCTCGGAGGCCGTGTAGTAGACGGCGTGCCGGTAGTTCTTGCCTGCGGGGCTCTCGAAGAAGGCGCCCTTCGCGTCGGGGTCGCTCGTCGTGACCGCGTCGGAGGGCACCACCCAGATCGACACCCCTTCGTTCCGGCGGGTGTAGAGGTCGCGCGCGTTGCGGAGTGCGAGAGCGGCATCGGGTGCGTGGAGCGATCCGACGTGGACGTGGCTGAGACCCCGGCCGGCGCGGACGAACACCTCCCACAGCGCCCAGGTCTCCCCGGTCTGCGATCCTGGCGTCGCCATCAGGCCACCTCCGCCGTCCGCGCCGCATGCTTGCGGGTGTATTCCGCCGCGGCATCCCGGACCCAGGCGCCGTCCTCATGTGCCGCCCGCCGGTTCTGCAGTCGGACGGCATTCATCGGCCCGCGGCCGGCGAGGATCTCATGGAACTCTGTCCAGTCGATCTCGCTCGTGTTCCAGCGACCGGCATCCGCGTCGTAGTGGAGCTCCGGATCGGGGAGGGTGACGCCGAGGATCTCAGCCTGCGGCACCACCATTCCGATGAAGCGCTGACGCAGGTCGTCGTTGGAGAAGCGCTTGATCTTCCATGCCATCGACTGCGCGGAGTTCGGCGACTGGTCGTCGGGCGGGCCGAACATCATGAGACTCGGCCAGTACCAGCGATCGACCGCATCCTGAGCCATCTCGCGCTGCGCATCCGTCCCCCGCATGATGGTCAAGAGGATCTCGAATCCCTGCCGCTGGTGGAACGACTCCTCCTTGCAGATCCGAACCATCGCCCTGCCATACGGGCCGTACGACGCGCGGCACAGCGGCACCTGATTCGCGATCGCCGCTCCGTCCACGAGCCAGCCGATGGCGCCCATGTCCACCCACGTCGGCGTCGGATAGTTGAAGATCGACGAGTACTTCGCCGTGCCGTCGATGAGCTGCTGGGTCATCTCATCCCGGGTGATTCCGAGCGTCTGCGCGGCGGAGTAGAGGTAGAGGCCGTGCCCGGCTTCGTCTTGCACCTTCGCCATCAGGATGGCCTTGCGCTTGAGACTGGGCGCGCGGGTGATCCAGTTGCCCTCCGGCTGCATGCCGATGATCTCGGAGTGCCCGTGCTGCGAGATCTGACGGATCAGGGTCCTCCGGTAGGCGGCCGGCATCCAGTCGCGCGGTTCGATCCGCTGCTCTGCGGCGATGAGCTCGTCGAAGTGCGACTGCTCGTCGGCTTCGTCGGTCACGAGGCTGAGGTCGGGCGAAGGAGTCATCGTCGATCCTTTCCAGAACGATCGTTCAGTAAGTCTAGCCGCGGGCGCTCACCACGGCAATGGGTCAGCGATTGTCGTAGACGCGCTTGTACTTGCCCTCGCTGCGCGGCAGTACGCCGGGTTCCTCCAGCACGACGTCGACGGTCGTTCCGATGTGCACCTTGATCCGCTGCTGCAGCACTTTCGCGGCGGCCTCGCACACTTCTCTGTCGAGTGCGGGATGCCGCTCGATCCGCACCGTCATCGTGTCCATCCGGTCCTGCTTGGTCAGCTCGAGGATGAAGTGGGGAGTCAGCGTCTCGATTCCCATCACCAACTCCTCGATCTGCGTCGGGAAGAGGTTCACGCCGCGGAGGATGATCATGTCGTCGTTGCGCCCGGTGATCTTCTCGATCCGCCGCATGGCGGGGTATGCCGTACCCGGGAGCAGCCTGGTGAGGTCGCGCGTCCGGTAACGGATGACGGGGAACGCCTCCTTTGTGAGCGAGGTGAAGACGAGTTCCCCGAGCTCGCCGTCGGCGACCCGCTCCCCCGTCTCCCCGTCGATCGTCTCGGGGAGGAAATGGTCCTCCCAGATGTGCGGTCCGTCCTTCGTGAGCACGCTCTCGCTCGCGACTCCCGGCCCCATCACCTCGCTGAGCCCGTAGATGTCGACCGCGTCGATCGCCAGGCGCCGCTCGATCTCGGCTCTCATCTCATTCGTCCACGGCTCTGCGCCGAGGACCGCCACGCGCAGCGACGTCGACCGGGGATCGATACCGGCGGCCTCCATCGCATCGGCGATCGTCAGGAGGTAGCTCGGCGTGCACAGGATGGCGGCGGGTTCGAAGTCGCGGATCAGCTGGACCTGCCGGGCGGTCTGTCCGCCGGACATCGGGATCACGGTGGCACCGAGCGCCTCGATGCCGGCGTGCGCTCCGAGTCCGCCCGTGAACAGCCCGTACCCGTAGGCGTTGTGCACGCGCATCCCGGAGGTGATGCCCGCCGCCCGGAGGGAGCGAGCGACGAGTGTGGCCCATCGCTCGAGATCGCCTTCGGTGTAGCCGACGACCGTGGGACGACCCGTCGTCCCCGACGAGGCGTGGATGCGCCGAACCTGCTCGGGAGCGACCGCGAACATCCCGAACGGGTACGTCTCGCGCAGATCCTCCTTGGTCGTGAACGGCAGCCGGCGCACGTCGTCGAGGCTGCGGATATCGGCGGGGGTGACGCCGACCTCCGCGAACTTCCTGCGGTACAGCGGCACGTTCTCCCATGCATGACGGACGGTCCACTGGAGGCG contains:
- the paaK gene encoding phenylacetate--CoA ligase PaaK, yielding MSKTTTAAPAAHTAGPSTPPDEISSAQLQALQLERLQWTVRHAWENVPLYRRKFAEVGVTPADIRSLDDVRRLPFTTKEDLRETYPFGMFAVAPEQVRRIHASSGTTGRPTVVGYTEGDLERWATLVARSLRAAGITSGMRVHNAYGYGLFTGGLGAHAGIEALGATVIPMSGGQTARQVQLIRDFEPAAILCTPSYLLTIADAMEAAGIDPRSTSLRVAVLGAEPWTNEMRAEIERRLAIDAVDIYGLSEVMGPGVASESVLTKDGPHIWEDHFLPETIDGETGERVADGELGELVFTSLTKEAFPVIRYRTRDLTRLLPGTAYPAMRRIEKITGRNDDMIILRGVNLFPTQIEELVMGIETLTPHFILELTKQDRMDTMTVRIERHPALDREVCEAAAKVLQQRIKVHIGTTVDVVLEEPGVLPRSEGKYKRVYDNR
- the paaB gene encoding 1,2-phenylacetyl-CoA epoxidase subunit PaaB — encoded protein: MATPGSQTGETWALWEVFVRAGRGLSHVHVGSLHAPDAALALRNARDLYTRRNEGVSIWVVPSDAVTTSDPDAKGAFFESPAGKNYRHAVYYTASEGVPHL
- the paaA gene encoding 1,2-phenylacetyl-CoA epoxidase subunit PaaA, producing MTPSPDLSLVTDEADEQSHFDELIAAEQRIEPRDWMPAAYRRTLIRQISQHGHSEIIGMQPEGNWITRAPSLKRKAILMAKVQDEAGHGLYLYSAAQTLGITRDEMTQQLIDGTAKYSSIFNYPTPTWVDMGAIGWLVDGAAIANQVPLCRASYGPYGRAMVRICKEESFHQRQGFEILLTIMRGTDAQREMAQDAVDRWYWPSLMMFGPPDDQSPNSAQSMAWKIKRFSNDDLRQRFIGMVVPQAEILGVTLPDPELHYDADAGRWNTSEIDWTEFHEILAGRGPMNAVRLQNRRAAHEDGAWVRDAAAEYTRKHAARTAEVA